The genomic segment TTGTTCCTATTATTCGCCACGGAGAGAACACTTCTGGCGCTCGTGGAAATCTACGGAAGAGTTGTTCGTGTCCATGAAAATGATGTGTGCACCATTCTTCATAGATGCCTCAGCATTGATTCCGCTCGGGTCGGTCGAACTCTCCACTCCAAGGTTGTAGTTGTAAACCAATTTCCCCGCATTTTCGGGAAGTGCTTCAGTAGAAGCCTTGTCCACATTGCGGTAGAGAACATGTCCCTGGGCGTTGGTAAGACTGACATGCCCCACGTCGATATCGTCGGTCAGGCGCTTTACAGATGCCGACTCGCTGCCGGCTTTCCACACCTCAACACCATCGAGAATCCATTCGCGCGGAATCTTCGTGCCTCCCCACGTCGGACCGCTATACCCCAGATGTGTATAGGCATTGTCCGCATTCTCGGCATGTGCCTTCGGGGTCGTTCCTTTCGTCTGGTAAATCATGACAGCGGGAGAAGTGACACTCATCGGCCATGCATTGCCCTGCGCCAGCTTGACCGTCTTCAGATAGTGACTTGTCGGGATGACGTCGGCAGGTGTGGGATAATAAGATGTGTTGTTGAAGAATTTGTTGTTGGCACTTGTGCCCGGTCCTTCATAGTCAGGGTCGTACATGCAATAATAGTCTGCATTGGCATAGTTCACGGAGTTGGCTAATCCATCCACCTGCGTGTTGTTGATGGCACCATGGACGTTGATAACAAGCTGACTGAATGCAGGGATGGTAACAGCCCCTTGGAAGTACCATATACCGGCATATCCGGGAATCCAGTCCTCGTCAGCGTAGTGGAGTTTGCCGTCAGCATACAGTTTCTGTGTGGATGATGCTTCTGCATTGTAACCCGGACCTATCGTGATTGCCAGGTTGTCCATCGTCACATCCTCATTGCTGTTGTTGTAAAGGATGATACATTTGTCCTGAATAAAGTTCTTGTTCGTAGCCGTGTTCCATACACCGCCGTTGTAAATCTCCTTGATGATAATAGGATACTCGGTGTTCATCTTAGCCACGTTTACCTGAACGGTGGCAGATGCTGCTACGCCGTCCTGAACGACCAGTTGCGCCAAAGTGCCGTTGCAGATATAACGGAAGCCTTCAGCCTCGCGAACATCGGCAGTCGTTACTTCATACACGCCGGCAGGAACGTGGAAAACCGCCTTGCCACTGGCATCCGTAGTTGCTTGGTAAAGACCAGCCCCAGTCGTGTTGCGCAGTTCAACGGGTGCACCGGCATAAGGCTCTGAGTTCTCAGGATAAGAGAGTTGAACAGCGACATCGTAGAGGCTGATGTCGTCATTGTCACTACATGCGCTCAACAACGGAAGCAGAGCGCACAACAATACGGGAACAAGTCCCTTCATAAAACATTTGATTCTTTTCATGGTTCTTTTTATTTTAAATGATTCTTTTTTTTGGTTTATATTTTGATTCTTAACGATAATCCATAATAGAACTTCGGAATGTATCCGCTATCGAAAAGCGACGACTTCAGACCTGTCTGAGATGATTTGACGTGTCCCATGTTGTTGAAGAAGTTGTTGGCATAGAACGAAACGCTGATGTGGTCGCCAATCTCTTTCGTGATGCTGAAGTTGGCAGAAAAGTATTTCGAGATGTAGTTGGGATTGAGCGTATAGGCATAGTTGTTTCTCACAACAAGATGCGCTAATTGGTTGTAGAGATCTTGGTCATTCTCGTGCGCCCACAAAAATTTCTCGGCAAACGGAATCAGTTCCGACGGATTGTCCCATGTGCTGTAATATTCCGGATAGACCACCACATATTGGTCGCGCATGCTTTCCTCGTAGGGAATTCCAAAGTAATCGCTCGTGCCCGCAACGGCAATTCCACGCATGCCATTGCTCAAACGGCTCAGGGAGCGCTTATAGTTGCAAAGCGAACTTTCCAGGCTCAGGGTGATAATCATTCGTACTTTGGGGATGTGTGTGGTGAGTGTGGCGTTGAGGTTGACCTGTCTCGATTCGCTGCCATTGGCAATCGAGCCAGCAGATACGGTTCCGGCGGATGTCGATGATGAGCCGCGATAATAACCGATGAGGGGATAGTTCGTGTCGTCCATGCTGCCGGAGCCTGTCGTGCCGCCCGCAAAAAGCGTCTCATCCTGTCCTCGATAATGGTAAAAGTTACCATCAATGCGCAGTGAAG from the Prevotella sp. Rep29 genome contains:
- a CDS encoding DUF4876 domain-containing protein: MKRIKCFMKGLVPVLLCALLPLLSACSDNDDISLYDVAVQLSYPENSEPYAGAPVELRNTTGAGLYQATTDASGKAVFHVPAGVYEVTTADVREAEGFRYICNGTLAQLVVQDGVAASATVQVNVAKMNTEYPIIIKEIYNGGVWNTATNKNFIQDKCIILYNNSNEDVTMDNLAITIGPGYNAEASSTQKLYADGKLHYADEDWIPGYAGIWYFQGAVTIPAFSQLVINVHGAINNTQVDGLANSVNYANADYYCMYDPDYEGPGTSANNKFFNNTSYYPTPADVIPTSHYLKTVKLAQGNAWPMSVTSPAVMIYQTKGTTPKAHAENADNAYTHLGYSGPTWGGTKIPREWILDGVEVWKAGSESASVKRLTDDIDVGHVSLTNAQGHVLYRNVDKASTEALPENAGKLVYNYNLGVESSTDPSGINAEASMKNGAHIIFMDTNNSSVDFHERQKCSLRGE